From Erigeron canadensis isolate Cc75 chromosome 5, C_canadensis_v1, whole genome shotgun sequence:
aaaatacataaatctaAAAATGTTAGCTTGacataaagataaaaaatttaaaattcaaaatttaagacGTTACACTTGTAAACCCTAATAGAGGCTTAAACCCTACATAGATACGAGTAACAATTATgtgaaatcaaacaaaaaataagatcaattagttataaaaatataatatttaagttTTGGATACTAACCATTTCAACCGCAATTAGAGATAAGTTCTGTTCTGGATGAGCAGTgggtatgtgtatatatatacgaattgACCTGTGAAATAGATATAGAGAGATATAAtagtaagttatatatatagagagagagagaaagagagggggggggggggttaataAAATAGAGTAATAATTAggttaaaaaataaagagacCGGAAAATGGAAACGGCGGTGATCGGGGGGAAATATTTGGGAGGAAGATATGTTCACAATTTATTTATTAGGAATTGTGGAGGTAACacgtttttatgtttaattctACAAGAGAATACAATACGACCTACGTAACTACGTTAAGTAATTTTGACCCGCCAAAAGTCGTATGTTGACTTGATGTATAAACAATATCCATCCATGCTTTAAATATAAGCTAAGTTTAACCCTCCGTAGAAATGATGGGTTGcaaagtgataaaaaaaaaaaaaagagtggttAAGATGATGAGTTGTTAAGAACCACGTTAATGTGATCAAACACTCGTCACAATCTtccctgtttacattttaagtttcaatatttactttctcaaaatgcccatatttcaattctatatttacttaacACCCTTAtactctcttcaaatctcaaccaatcatttgttttctctctcctccataaatcatttattcctccaattcattcaaaatcttttatctcaaaaaccgtacatcgataaattatatgggtgttcttaaaattttatgctctttcattagagatgtcattcgatatactttcgacgaatttttaaatccgagggcggagtccgtacgactaaggcatttggctatcacactctatgacctattaccctcatcatctcaccgccgcaacgcgcgggtacttgctctcatTTACTTTTAATGACATTCTATATGATTTCACAATACGTGATTGGAACTTCAGGGACTAATGTTGCAAACATTAAACATTAGGGTTAGATATGATAGTTCTTTAATCATAAATAGATACTAATAGCTTTTGCTTTAACCTCCTAATCTGAGCCTAACCTCTTATCAAATTCGTGTATGTTTTTTCTCTTTGATTTTCGACATCACTCCAGCCGAAATATTCATCTTATCATCACTCTGGTTTTGGGGACTCAAAATCAATGACAACTATACTTAATGTTCTTACCAGTTCTACAAAATCGTCGGGTATGTATTATCATTGGATTCGAATCATGTTTAAACTAACATGAGTTCGTCATGGGCATCATACAATTTGATATGAAAGTTGCGTGATCACACTGCTAAATATATAGGTCATGCTTTTCCTTTGAGGCCATCGACATGCATTGTCGATCTAAGTCCTTTGACTATTAGGTTGAACATTTTCGTCACTCGGTCAATAACCCATAAAAGGGGCTGTGAGCCTGTGAGGAGCAAGGTGGGAAGCCTTTCGTAGGGTGAAGGGAGGGTAGCATGCACCGTGGGCCTGCAGCTCTGACTCATGCATACCGCATGCTCTAATAATTTGGCCTAGTATGCTTTTATCTCGTGTTGAATATTTAGGCTTTCAAATATCAAAAGGAGAAGCAAAAGCAGACTACAAGTTTTAAAAGGAAAAGGCTTGCTTTACGTTCCAAATTAAGTTCCATATCTCGATCAAAAAGAAAAGTCGAAAAAGacgaagaacaaaaaaaaaaaaaactaaataaacaaaaaaacaaaagcttCACCCACACtcaaatagataaataatatcAGTTCCAATCCACCAAAGATTTTGTATTaacatgaagaagaaaaaggtcAATCCCTTCCCAAAACAAGGGTAAACATGTCATTACACCACCCCTAAGTAAAACTTACATAAATTAACCAACCAACCAATTTCACCAAAAGTATTGCAAAGAATGCTTTCATTAAACAAACAAATCAAGCCCTTTTGTTGCCTGCCATTAACTGTAATTTTCTGCATGCAAATGATCAACATTCAGCTCATAGCAAATCCCCATTGGGTATTTCTTATGCATGCTGTCAAGGGCAAATTGTACACTAGTCTTGATTCTTGAATACAATCAAGCAGCGTTATATTTTTCTTCTAGAACAGAGCCTTCCCTGAGTGCAATTTGGGCTTCATTTTCCCTTCCCAATGCAAATAATGCCGCAGCTTGTAAATAGGATGCGATATGCCAGATAGGGGATATTACTTGTGCTTGTACAGCATCATTGAGTGCTTCTTGTGGTGTATCGCTCATAAGATGTGCCAAACTTCGGCGTGCAAATACCGTTGGTGAGACCATCGTTCCAACTTCAATAAACTGCaccccataaaaaaaaaaaaaaaattaaaaatgtggTTTTTATTTGAATCGTGGTAGACCTTAGTTCCAAAATATCTTGATTCTTGAGCCTAAACTCACAAAAAAGTTCACATATGGGACCATGGGTGTTTAGCATGGGGGGTAAAATGGAAATCTTCGGTAACATATCAAAATTATTTCAACGGGTTTGGCTTTGTCCGCCAAAACCTTCTATATCTATCTCAAAAAATTATTAGTATgatactttatatttatataacaaaactaCTACATGTAAATAAATGatccattttttttagttgAGAAATTAAATTAGATCAGAAATGCTTAGGCAAAAGGCTACTGAAAATTGGCAGACCCGTTTGCTTTGAACATGAATTGTAATTTTAGACTTGGCCCAAATTTTACATGTATGGTGGTTAATTTTCTGCATGTAGTGGTTATGCACCTTCTCCGTTTATCTTTGTCTTTGTGACAACCAGAAGCATCAAACCAAAAGAAATCTATCTTGTAGTCCGAGACATCAGCCTATTGGAGCATCAATCATACATGTCCCACATTGTAGTAATTTCAACTAAACAAAATAGTATTGCTACTTAACCCCCTTTTTAAACATGGTTAACTCATCAAACACAAAGACATATGTTAAATACAGAGTTTTTAAACAAGGAGACAAACCTGTGTATAAAAGTCTATTGCAGCTTTGAACTCTTTATGGCGAAAAGCAGAGTCCCCTTTCTTCTTAGAATTCAACGTATCATGTATCTGATTAGTCCACATCCCAAAAGAGAGCTGCAAGCCATAGAAACAATCAACAAACATGTGCAacttcaaaaaatcaaacagTCATCTCCTAATACAGAAAGTCAACACATAACAAAACACCATTAACAAACCTCAGTTGCAGCACCCTCGTCATCTTTGTAGCCTAACTTTTCCATGACTCCATGTATATAGGTTAAATCCATTCTTACACAGGCTTCTCCAAGTGGCGTTAGAGGCATATCTGAACCACCTTGTGGTATACCCATTAACACATGAGATGGCACCTGAAATTGGAACGTACTATAAACATAAACGAGTTTAACAAGTTCAACCTACTTGGAGGTGACAACTCACAAGTTTATAGCTTGAATATAGATGTAAAGAATATTGGGTACATGGGGGTCGTCAGGTATGTTATTTGTTCTAGGCTTTGAAAGTAATTCTggatgaataaaaaaaacagagattCAACAGTAACAAGAAGGGTTGTAAGAGAAAATGTCTAGATTTGCTTGCATTACTTTACCGTGTGATATAATTAGCTCTTTCAGAGTATGGAGATTTCTAATTAAGTACCTCATATTTAATAtgaccaattttttttattcatatattgtTTAGAATATATCCTCATATTCTTCAACTAAAATTATATTagatatttcaaaaaaaaaagatcctATGATTTAACACTGTTTTTCCTAGTAGTATCATTTAGAATACAAAATGTGGTTAAATATCAGCAGAAAAAAGTAAAGATGAGGTTCACAATTGTGTTGAAAAGTAACTTCACTTTTTCCTCTAATCATAATTCGTAAGTTTTGCTGCAGGGTTGCAGCTAGCCAACTAGTTCAAAGCTAAACCACTATATCCAAACACTCAAAACGAAATATTGCAACTACAAGACATGATAATCATATAATTAGTTTCACATACAAATCCAAAACCTGCTTGTGGTTTTTTATGATGTATAAATAAGTGATTATAATGCATtgtgtgaactttttttttttgagttatgGTAAACCCTGGAGAAAGATCCCAAATCGGTTACTATCTGTAGAGTTGTAGACTCTTCTAAGTATAAAAATTGAGGTTTGTGTGATCTTatgataaaaaaacatattacctCAGTTTCCTTTTGTACAGGAATCAAAGCAGAAACCAATGACCTTGGATTTGGGCGCTCACGTGGCTCATATTGCAAACATCTTGAGGCTAAGCGTACTAATTCAGTTCCATCATCATTGGAGAATTGACCTTCCAAGCATGAGTCAGTGAGCATTTGAAGATTTCTGTCTCTTATCAGATCAAGGGCCTGATAAACTCAAAACAAATTTTCTGAGTATTAGATATGCAGTTTGTGTTTCATGTAAATACATAGTGTACTATTTAACTGCAGGCCCGGCTTTATGAGATTTTGTATTGTTGTTAATGTTTAAGATCCCTTTCAATTATGATAAACAAAGAGATATTCTAATGATATGAACAAATAAATAGGGAGTAATTTATCCTCAAAAAAATTTCCAACTTGGTATAATGCACATATTCAAAGTGAGGGCACATACATGGCTAGGCGGAATATGCTTCCCACTTAGAAGGTCAAGCAAAAGGGTACCAAAACTGTACATTACACTCTCCGGCGTTACCCTCCCTACacaaattcaagaaaaatgaaCTGTTAGAAAACGATATGAAAAACTTAAGATCACGTTATACCAATTTCAAACCGACCCGCCCAAGTTGACACATCTATTAAAAACTATTCCGTCGGGACAATTGGACAAAGTAGTGTTCATTCAACTGGTCTTACATGATTTCCATAAAatcaaagaatttttttttttcacgtcTCCCACCTATTAGGACTGTGATTTATATATGTGCCATGAGAAGTTAAGTTAATACCAGTCCTCAGATATTCTGGAGGGGTAAATGCCAAATTTGTACTGTAACTCTTTCCATCCCTGCTGTTCTTCATCAACCCAAAGCAAGAAAGTCTTGGATTTGCATCCTACAAAGTTTCCCAGAAAACAGCACGCATGAAATTATAGGTGTTAGAAAATATGAGAGATAGCCGAACAAAAGCAACATGCATTAAAAACTGACTCAAGGAGGGCTCAAACCAAAGGGCCGTATGGATGCATACGGGACGGTTGTTTAACCGAAAAATAATTtgtcaaaatatatttttttactttgtttatGAATAACTAGCAAAAAAGTACGATAAcaaaagagagagagatatatatgaattttgaataaataaaaggttttaaaaatACATCATGCAAGACTGCAAGGCTTTTGACCTGTTAAACCATTACTAGTTTCCTTTTTCCTTCTATTTTTCGAATTATAACCATTTCAAACATAACTCAGATCAAcccaacaaaaagaaaaggataGAAATGTACTTCATCAAAGACTACTCTATAGGCGTTAAGATCATGATAAAGAGCACGTCCTCTGCTTGTACAATACTCTAAAGCTTCTGCAAGATATAACGCCACCCGTAGTCGCATGGCCCATTTCATAGGTTGTGTTTCCCCTATTTCAAGAGGCAAAATTGATCAAAACTATCACTTGAAATGTCGTCCATTGtgataataaaaaatacaaaccaTTGTGTTAGCTTACAATGAAATAGGTGTTTTGCAAGAGTTTCATGTGGCATAAATTCAGCAACAAGTAATCTTTCATCACCTTCACAACAACAACCAAGCAGATTGGCTAATCTAGGGTTTCGAAGCTGGCCAACCGCTCTTGCTTCTTCCTGTCATAATATAACACAAAATCGAATAATTTGAAATATATAGAGCTTAACCATATAGaggaaaaactaaaaaacacgAAGCACTAATGAGCatgcatttctacttcgagtgatTAACTTTTCCAGCTTATTATACGGTTTGATTATTatgcaaataaaacaaatatccTGTAGAATAGCAAAAGAAACATGTCCAAAGGATAATTTTGGACAAAGAATAAAAgcttaataacaaaaaaacaatttgtCCCCTTATCCTTATAAAGAAATTGATTATTGTGACGAAAAACTCATTATCAGATGATGTAAAAATTTTCTCCCAACTTGCTTTTCCCACACCGGCTCCCTGCCGGAGTACACATATATGATTATTTCAACCTTGAATTATCAAAATTGATAATAAGTTTACACATCCAAAATCCCTAAATTGCATGAATTCTGCACTCTGCACTCTGCAGCACATACAATGATAATTGATAACTACCAACCATCTAACTATCAAGAGTATTACAATGTTCTAGCAAATTTGGCCGTCTACAGTCTACATCGTATAGATTACACAATTAAATGGACACAAAAAAAACGTAGaatgaaattatattttatatatatatatatatatatatgattaccATAAACTGCCTTGAATCAGGCCAGGCAGATCTATTAAACCGTTTGACAGCAATGCGCCTCTGGTTTGCTAGCTTCCCTTTGTACACAACATTTGGAGCTTTCTCCCCATGTTCAGAAACAATATTCTCAACCGCAAATCCAGAAGTAGCTGTCCTAAGTTGTTCAACGGAGAATTCACGAAATGCCGGCAAATCACTTGCTTCACCCGGCTCATTTTctgtcaaaaaatatataaacaatattgAGCACATTTGACAGTGACAATATTTATCAGTTTATACTTAATCTCAAACACATCTAATTGGTACAGAATTTTAG
This genomic window contains:
- the LOC122599553 gene encoding serine/threonine-protein kinase BSK7; the protein is MGCEFSRLCSCCDTVQDGAVAQAGNIENEPGEASDLPAFREFSVEQLRTATSGFAVENIVSEHGEKAPNVVYKGKLANQRRIAVKRFNRSAWPDSRQFMEEARAVGQLRNPRLANLLGCCCEGDERLLVAEFMPHETLAKHLFHWETQPMKWAMRLRVALYLAEALEYCTSRGRALYHDLNAYRVVFDEDANPRLSCFGLMKNSRDGKSYSTNLAFTPPEYLRTGRVTPESVMYSFGTLLLDLLSGKHIPPSHALDLIRDRNLQMLTDSCLEGQFSNDDGTELVRLASRCLQYEPRERPNPRSLVSALIPVQKETEVPSHVLMGIPQGGSDMPLTPLGEACVRMDLTYIHGVMEKLGYKDDEGAATELSFGMWTNQIHDTLNSKKKGDSAFRHKEFKAAIDFYTQFIEVGTMVSPTVFARRSLAHLMSDTPQEALNDAVQAQVISPIWHIASYLQAAALFALGRENEAQIALREGSVLEEKYNAA